One Meriones unguiculatus strain TT.TT164.6M chromosome 5, Bangor_MerUng_6.1, whole genome shotgun sequence DNA segment encodes these proteins:
- the Slc6a13 gene encoding sodium- and chloride-dependent GABA transporter 2 isoform X4 yields the protein MIVSLLNVYYIVVLAWALFYLFSSFTTDLPWGSCSHEWNTENCVEFQKTNDSLNVTSGNATSPVIEFWERRVLKLSDGIQHLGSLRWELVLCLLLAWIICYFCIWKGVKSTGKVVYFTATFPYLMLAVLLIRGVTLPGAAQGIQFYLYPNMTRLWDPQVWMDAGTQIFFSFAICLGCLTALGSYNQYHNNCYRDCIALCILNSGTSFVAGFAIFSILGFMSQEQGVPISEVAESGPGLAFIAYPRAVVMLPFSPLWACCFFFMVVLLGLDSQFVCVESLVTALVDMYPRVFRKKNRREILILIVSVISFFIGLVMLTEGGMYVFQLFDYYAASGMCLLFVAIFESLCVAWVYGASRFYDNIEDMIGYKPWPLIKYCWLFFTPAVCMATFLFSLIKYTPLTYNKKYTYPWWGDALGWLLALSSMICIPAWSIYKLRTLKGPLRERLRQLVCPAEDLPQRKQPEPTAPATPMTSLLTLTELESNC from the exons ATGATCGTCAGTCTCCTCAACGTCTACTACATCGTTGTCCTGGCCTGGGCCCTCTTCTACCTCTTCAGCAGCTTCACCACCGACCTCCCCTGGGGAAGTTGCAGCCACGAGTGGAATACAG AAAACTGTGTGGAGTTCCAGAAGACCAACGACTCACTCAATGTGACTTCTGGGAACGCCACCTCGCCAGTCATCGAGTTCTGGGA GAGGCGGGTCCTGAAGCTCTCTGATGGCATCCAGCACCTGGGGTCCCTGCGCTGGGAGCTGGTCCTGTGCCTCCTGCTCGCCTGGATCATCTGCTACTTCTGCATCTGGAAGGGGGTCAAGTCCACGGGCAAG GTGGTATATTTCACAGCCACCTTCCCCTACCTCATGCTGGCGGTCCTGTTGATTCGAGGAGTGACGCTGCCTGGGGCAGCCCAAGGAATTCAGTTTTACCTGTACCCCAACATGACACGCCTGTGGGACCCCCAG gtgtggATGGATGCGGGCACCCAGATCTtcttctcctttgccatctgTCTGGGCTGCCTCACGGCCCTGGGCAGCTACAACCAGTACCACAACAACTGCTACAG GGACTGCATCGCCCTTTGCATCCTCAACAGCGGCACCAGCTTCGTGGCCGGGTTTGCCATCTTCTCCATCCTGGGCTTCATGTCTCAGGAGCAGGGCGTGCCCATATCTGAGGTTGCCGAATCAG gTCCTGGCCTGGCTTTCATCGCCTACCCTCGAGCTGTGGTGATGCTGCCCTTCTCGCCACTGTGGGCCTGCTGTTTCTTCTTCATGGTCGTTCTCCTGGGACTAGATAGCCAG TTTGTGTGCGTAGAAAGCCTGGTGACGGCGCTGGTGGACATGTATCCTCGGGTGTTCCGTAAGAAGAACCGGAGGGAGATCCTCATCCTTATAGTGTCCGTCATCTCCTTCTTCATCGGGCTGGTCATGCTCACAGAG gGCGGCATGTACGTGTTTCAGCTCTTCGACTACTATGCAGCCAGTGGCATGTGCCTTCTCTTCGTGGCCATCTTTGAGTCCCTCTGTGTGGCTTGGGTTTATG GAGCCAGCCGCTTCTATGACAACATCGAGGATATGATCGGGTACAAGCCATGGCCTCTTATCAAGTATTGTTGGCTCTTTTTCACGCCAGCTGTGTGTATG GCGACCTTCCTGTTCTCCCTGATCAAATACACGCCACTGACCTACAACAAGAAGTATACTTACCCGTGGTGGGGGGACGCCCTGGGGTGGCTCCTGGCTCTGTCCTCCATGATCTGCATTCCTGCCTGGAGCATCTACAAGCTTAGGACTCTCAAGGGCCCCCTCAGAGAG AGGCTCCGCCAGCTTGTGTGCCCAGCTGAAGACCTTCCCCAGAGGAAACAGCCAGAACCCACTGCTCCTGCTACGCCTATGACATCACTTCTTACTCTCACAGAACTGGAGTCTAACTGCTAG
- the Slc6a13 gene encoding sodium- and chloride-dependent GABA transporter 2 isoform X3 has product MGEVLSLSPISSSFLPAAFLSSSWRQHLASTPTREASQPGGRSVPSLREARPTATCYGPFLHRRGWCVRIFARSWPKASVPSPGIGYASQMIVSLLNVYYIVVLAWALFYLFSSFTTDLPWGSCSHEWNTENCVEFQKTNDSLNVTSGNATSPVIEFWERRVLKLSDGIQHLGSLRWELVLCLLLAWIICYFCIWKGVKSTGKVVYFTATFPYLMLAVLLIRGVTLPGAAQGIQFYLYPNMTRLWDPQVWMDAGTQIFFSFAICLGCLTALGSYNQYHNNCYRDCIALCILNSGTSFVAGFAIFSILGFMSQEQGVPISEVAESGPGLAFIAYPRAVVMLPFSPLWACCFFFMVVLLGLDSQFVCVESLVTALVDMYPRVFRKKNRREILILIVSVISFFIGLVMLTEGGMYVFQLFDYYAASGMCLLFVAIFESLCVAWVYGASRFYDNIEDMIGYKPWPLIKYCWLFFTPAVCMATFLFSLIKYTPLTYNKKYTYPWWGDALGWLLALSSMICIPAWSIYKLRTLKGPLRERLRQLVCPAEDLPQRKQPEPTAPATPMTSLLTLTELESNC; this is encoded by the exons GTGCTTTCTTTATCCCCTATCTCATCTTCCTTTTTACCTGCGGCATTCCTGTCTTCTTCTTGGAGACAGCACTTGGCCAGTACACCAACCAGGGAGGCATCACAGCCTGGAGGAAGATCTGTCCCATCTTTGAGG GAGGCTAGGCCTACCGCTACTTGCTATGGGCCCTTCCTGCACAGGCGTGGGTGGTGTGTGAGAATTTTTGCACGGTCCTGGCCCAAAGCTTCAGTCCCCTCCCCAGGCATCGGCTATGCCTCACAGATGATCGTCAGTCTCCTCAACGTCTACTACATCGTTGTCCTGGCCTGGGCCCTCTTCTACCTCTTCAGCAGCTTCACCACCGACCTCCCCTGGGGAAGTTGCAGCCACGAGTGGAATACAG AAAACTGTGTGGAGTTCCAGAAGACCAACGACTCACTCAATGTGACTTCTGGGAACGCCACCTCGCCAGTCATCGAGTTCTGGGA GAGGCGGGTCCTGAAGCTCTCTGATGGCATCCAGCACCTGGGGTCCCTGCGCTGGGAGCTGGTCCTGTGCCTCCTGCTCGCCTGGATCATCTGCTACTTCTGCATCTGGAAGGGGGTCAAGTCCACGGGCAAG GTGGTATATTTCACAGCCACCTTCCCCTACCTCATGCTGGCGGTCCTGTTGATTCGAGGAGTGACGCTGCCTGGGGCAGCCCAAGGAATTCAGTTTTACCTGTACCCCAACATGACACGCCTGTGGGACCCCCAG gtgtggATGGATGCGGGCACCCAGATCTtcttctcctttgccatctgTCTGGGCTGCCTCACGGCCCTGGGCAGCTACAACCAGTACCACAACAACTGCTACAG GGACTGCATCGCCCTTTGCATCCTCAACAGCGGCACCAGCTTCGTGGCCGGGTTTGCCATCTTCTCCATCCTGGGCTTCATGTCTCAGGAGCAGGGCGTGCCCATATCTGAGGTTGCCGAATCAG gTCCTGGCCTGGCTTTCATCGCCTACCCTCGAGCTGTGGTGATGCTGCCCTTCTCGCCACTGTGGGCCTGCTGTTTCTTCTTCATGGTCGTTCTCCTGGGACTAGATAGCCAG TTTGTGTGCGTAGAAAGCCTGGTGACGGCGCTGGTGGACATGTATCCTCGGGTGTTCCGTAAGAAGAACCGGAGGGAGATCCTCATCCTTATAGTGTCCGTCATCTCCTTCTTCATCGGGCTGGTCATGCTCACAGAG gGCGGCATGTACGTGTTTCAGCTCTTCGACTACTATGCAGCCAGTGGCATGTGCCTTCTCTTCGTGGCCATCTTTGAGTCCCTCTGTGTGGCTTGGGTTTATG GAGCCAGCCGCTTCTATGACAACATCGAGGATATGATCGGGTACAAGCCATGGCCTCTTATCAAGTATTGTTGGCTCTTTTTCACGCCAGCTGTGTGTATG GCGACCTTCCTGTTCTCCCTGATCAAATACACGCCACTGACCTACAACAAGAAGTATACTTACCCGTGGTGGGGGGACGCCCTGGGGTGGCTCCTGGCTCTGTCCTCCATGATCTGCATTCCTGCCTGGAGCATCTACAAGCTTAGGACTCTCAAGGGCCCCCTCAGAGAG AGGCTCCGCCAGCTTGTGTGCCCAGCTGAAGACCTTCCCCAGAGGAAACAGCCAGAACCCACTGCTCCTGCTACGCCTATGACATCACTTCTTACTCTCACAGAACTGGAGTCTAACTGCTAG